One genomic region from Acidimicrobiales bacterium encodes:
- a CDS encoding heparan-alpha-glucosaminide N-acetyltransferase domain-containing protein, which yields MLVTRAPERLRRLTSLDVLRGATVALMIVVENQGSGEHPFPGAGHAAWNGFTPADLVFPLFLFVMGASLAQSVDRLTWARALRRTAVLFFLGLVLNGLGRVPLDSLKFLGVLQRIALCYLLTVAVVKLLPPRRQWQVGAGVLLAWWAFLSLGPLTPEGNMSGWLDRLLLGTERLYGDGSYDPSGLASTPAAAVNVLAGFWIVQWLRQEGRGFVARVGVFCVGSGLLWAIVYPVNKRLWTSSFVVLTVGLSALALVAVGERHRFAWAFEVFGRNAIVLYVASELVSDVLKDTGARDWLYHHLFVPWAGLHVGSLAYALAFVGLWWLVLYGMWRRRWFVSV from the coding sequence GTGCTGGTCACTCGGGCCCCCGAGCGCCTGCGGCGGCTGACGTCGCTCGACGTGCTTCGTGGTGCCACGGTGGCCCTCATGATCGTGGTGGAGAACCAGGGCAGCGGCGAGCACCCCTTCCCCGGGGCCGGGCACGCGGCGTGGAACGGGTTCACCCCGGCCGACTTGGTCTTCCCGCTCTTCCTCTTCGTCATGGGCGCCTCGCTGGCCCAGTCGGTCGACCGGCTGACGTGGGCCCGGGCGCTGCGGCGCACCGCCGTGTTGTTCTTCCTCGGGCTGGTGCTGAACGGGCTGGGGCGGGTGCCCCTCGACTCGCTCAAGTTCTTGGGGGTGCTTCAGCGCATCGCCCTTTGCTACCTGCTCACCGTGGCCGTGGTGAAGCTGCTGCCGCCCCGGCGCCAGTGGCAGGTCGGCGCCGGCGTGCTGCTGGCGTGGTGGGCGTTCCTGTCGCTGGGGCCCCTGACGCCCGAGGGGAACATGTCGGGGTGGCTCGACCGGTTGCTGCTCGGCACCGAGCGCCTGTACGGCGACGGGTCGTACGACCCATCGGGGTTGGCCTCGACCCCCGCGGCGGCCGTCAACGTGCTGGCGGGCTTCTGGATCGTGCAGTGGCTGCGCCAGGAGGGCCGTGGCTTCGTGGCCCGGGTCGGCGTGTTCTGCGTGGGCAGCGGCCTGCTGTGGGCGATCGTGTACCCGGTCAACAAGCGGCTCTGGACGAGCTCGTTCGTGGTGCTGACGGTCGGGCTCTCGGCGCTGGCCTTGGTGGCGGTGGGCGAACGCCACCGTTTCGCCTGGGCCTTCGAGGTCTTCGGCCGCAACGCCATCGTGTTGTACGTGGCGTCGGAACTGGTCTCCGACGTGCTCAAGGACACCGGTGCCCGCGACTGGCTGTACCACCACCTGTTCGTGCCCTGGGCAGGCCTGCACGTCGGCTCGTTGGCCTACGCCTTGGCCTTCGTGGGCCTGTGGTGGCTCGTGCTCTACGGCATGTGGCGACGCCGCTGGTTCGTCAGCGTGTGA
- a CDS encoding CapA family protein → MTSSRWARLVLLAALLALPGIGNSASGATTGPAVLAFGDAQAPGNPSDLRPNRPIVGMARTADGSGYWLVASDGGIFTFGTARFHGSMGGKPLNRPVVGMAATPDGNGYWLVASDGGIFTFGTARFLGSMGGTPLNQPIVGMAATSDGNGYRLVASDGGIFTFGTAGFHGSMGGKPLNRPVVGMAAHPTGTGYWMVASDGGIFAFNAPFHGSTGGQRLNRPIVSMTPAPTGYWLLASDGGVFSFDAPFHGSGVGKLGAGRTAAVIVNSPTGNGYNVLAVAAAVRIGFTGDVHGVGRVAAHMARGGDPLAGMRPYFAANEANIANLETAVGSSGSPASKQYTFQSPPELVYRLRSAGVNVVNLANNHSLDYGHGALLETINHSRNAGLQVVGAGANRAEAYRPAIVTTPGGTVAFLGFSQVVQAGWAATDSSPGVASAYDVNAAVNAVRNARAHADHVVVMVHAGVELADCPTAKQRDFSLRLIDAGADVVAGGHPHVLQGIERRGRGIIDYSLGNFVWYHNQSPSNRTALWSVELGTDGVVGHEITPALIDGNGSPQPVGGATADDIRRHVASLTPGAGRC, encoded by the coding sequence GTGACCTCCAGCCGCTGGGCCCGCCTCGTCCTGCTCGCCGCCCTGTTGGCCCTGCCCGGCATCGGGAACTCGGCCTCCGGCGCCACCACCGGCCCCGCCGTGCTCGCCTTCGGCGACGCCCAAGCGCCGGGCAACCCGTCCGACCTCCGCCCCAACCGGCCCATCGTCGGCATGGCCCGCACCGCCGACGGCAGCGGGTACTGGCTCGTCGCCTCCGACGGCGGCATCTTCACCTTCGGCACGGCCCGCTTCCACGGCTCCATGGGGGGCAAGCCCCTCAACCGCCCGGTCGTCGGCATGGCGGCCACGCCCGACGGCAACGGCTACTGGCTCGTCGCCTCCGACGGGGGCATCTTCACCTTCGGCACCGCCCGCTTTCTGGGCTCGATGGGCGGCACCCCGCTGAACCAGCCGATCGTCGGCATGGCCGCCACCTCCGACGGCAACGGCTACCGGCTCGTCGCCTCCGACGGGGGCATCTTCACCTTCGGCACTGCCGGCTTCCACGGCTCCATGGGCGGCAAGCCCCTCAACCGCCCGGTCGTCGGCATGGCGGCGCATCCGACCGGCACCGGCTACTGGATGGTCGCCTCCGACGGCGGCATCTTCGCCTTCAACGCCCCCTTCCACGGCTCGACCGGCGGGCAGCGCCTCAACCGCCCCATCGTCTCCATGACGCCCGCACCCACCGGCTACTGGCTGCTGGCGTCGGACGGCGGCGTGTTCTCCTTCGACGCCCCCTTCCACGGCTCCGGCGTCGGCAAGCTCGGCGCCGGTCGCACCGCGGCGGTGATCGTCAACAGCCCCACCGGCAACGGCTACAACGTGCTCGCCGTGGCCGCCGCCGTGCGCATCGGCTTCACCGGCGACGTGCACGGCGTGGGCCGGGTGGCCGCCCACATGGCCCGCGGCGGCGACCCGCTGGCCGGCATGCGCCCGTACTTCGCGGCCAACGAAGCCAACATCGCCAACCTGGAGACCGCGGTGGGCTCATCGGGCAGCCCGGCCTCCAAGCAGTACACCTTCCAATCGCCGCCCGAGCTCGTCTACCGCTTGCGCTCCGCAGGCGTGAACGTGGTCAACCTGGCCAACAACCACAGCCTCGACTACGGCCACGGCGCCCTGTTGGAGACCATCAACCACAGCCGCAACGCCGGGCTGCAAGTGGTGGGCGCGGGCGCCAACCGGGCCGAGGCCTACCGCCCCGCCATCGTCACCACCCCGGGCGGCACGGTCGCCTTCCTCGGCTTCAGCCAGGTCGTGCAAGCGGGATGGGCAGCCACCGACAGCAGCCCCGGCGTGGCCTCGGCCTACGACGTCAACGCCGCCGTCAACGCCGTGCGCAACGCCCGGGCCCACGCCGACCATGTGGTCGTCATGGTGCACGCAGGCGTCGAGCTGGCCGACTGCCCGACGGCCAAGCAGCGCGACTTCAGCCTGCGGCTGATCGACGCGGGCGCCGACGTGGTGGCCGGCGGCCACCCCCACGTCCTCCAGGGCATCGAGCGCCGGGGCCGGGGGATCATCGACTACAGCCTGGGGAACTTCGTCTGGTACCACAACCAGTCGCCCTCGAACCGCACCGCCCTGTGGTCGGTCGAGCTGGGCACCGACGGCGTCGTCGGCCACGAGATCACACCGGCGCTGATCGACGGCAACGGCAGCCCCCAGCCCGTCGGCGGCGCCACCGCCGACGACATCCGCCGCCACGTGGCGAGCCTCACCCCCGGCGCCGGCCGCTGCTGA
- a CDS encoding GNAT family N-acetyltransferase has translation MDVAVRLAGLEDAEAMREIYNREVAGSTVTFDLVPRTAEEQHAWLAEHAGAHPAIVAVDGSRVLGFGSLTPYRSRPAYSTTVEDSVYVDESARGRGVGRLLLAELVRLAEVHGFHAVMARIVGGHEVSIALHEACGFEVVGVEKEVGRKFGRWLDVVLMQRLL, from the coding sequence ATGGACGTGGCGGTGCGCTTGGCCGGGCTGGAAGACGCCGAGGCCATGCGGGAGATCTACAACCGGGAGGTCGCCGGCTCGACGGTCACCTTCGACCTGGTGCCTCGCACGGCGGAGGAGCAGCATGCGTGGCTGGCCGAGCACGCAGGCGCCCACCCCGCCATCGTGGCCGTCGACGGTTCGCGAGTGCTGGGCTTCGGGTCGCTGACGCCGTATCGGTCGCGGCCTGCGTACTCCACCACGGTCGAGGACTCGGTCTACGTCGACGAGTCGGCCCGGGGGCGTGGCGTGGGGCGACTGCTGCTGGCCGAGTTGGTGCGGCTGGCCGAGGTGCACGGGTTTCACGCCGTGATGGCGCGCATCGTGGGCGGGCACGAGGTGTCGATCGCCCTGCACGAGGCGTGCGGGTTCGAGGTCGTGGGCGTGGAGAAGGAGGTCGGGCGCAAGTTCGGCCGGTGGCTCGACGTGGTGCTGATGCAGCGCCTGCTCTAG
- a CDS encoding methylated-DNA--[protein]-cysteine S-methyltransferase, producing the protein MGAVEQCAPWETPVGTLLVSWGSGGVTGIAPPDLLVPRLGGRTPTPVERLPADLHDALDRRLRGEHVELDVDLRGLTPFARDVLAAAGEIPFGEVRPYGWIAQEIGRPAAVRAVGSALGRNPVPVAVPCHRVVRTDGAVGHYAFGLPMKLQLLELEGVRRWR; encoded by the coding sequence ATGGGAGCCGTGGAACAGTGCGCCCCGTGGGAGACGCCGGTGGGCACGCTGCTCGTGTCGTGGGGGAGCGGCGGCGTGACCGGGATCGCGCCGCCCGACCTTTTGGTGCCCCGCCTCGGCGGACGCACCCCCACGCCGGTCGAGCGGCTGCCCGCCGACCTGCATGACGCCCTCGACCGCCGCCTGCGGGGCGAGCACGTCGAGCTCGACGTCGACTTGCGCGGCCTCACCCCCTTCGCCCGCGACGTGCTGGCCGCGGCGGGCGAGATCCCGTTCGGCGAGGTGCGTCCCTACGGCTGGATCGCCCAGGAGATCGGCCGTCCCGCCGCCGTGCGGGCCGTCGGCTCGGCGCTGGGCCGCAACCCGGTGCCGGTGGCCGTCCCCTGCCATCGGGTGGTGCGCACCGACGGCGCCGTCGGCCACTACGCCTTCGGCCTCCCCATGAAGCTGCAGCTCCTCGAACTGGAAGGTGTGCGCCGATGGAGATAG
- a CDS encoding inorganic diphosphatase, protein MEIEVVVEIPKGSRNKYEADHDTGEIWLDRMLFTATQYPADYGYLPNTLADDGDPLDAMVLLEERTFPGCHILARPVAVFWMRDEKGADAKLLCVPATDPRWAGVYDIGDLQPHLLDEIGHFFDVYKQLEPGKATETRGWEGREAAEAAVAEARAAYPPPA, encoded by the coding sequence ATGGAGATAGAGGTCGTCGTCGAGATCCCCAAGGGATCGCGCAACAAGTACGAAGCCGATCACGACACCGGCGAGATCTGGCTCGACCGCATGCTGTTCACCGCCACCCAGTACCCGGCCGACTACGGGTACCTGCCCAACACGCTGGCCGACGACGGCGACCCCCTCGACGCCATGGTGCTGCTTGAGGAGCGCACGTTCCCCGGCTGCCACATCCTGGCCCGCCCCGTCGCCGTCTTCTGGATGCGCGACGAGAAGGGCGCCGACGCCAAGCTCCTGTGCGTGCCCGCCACCGATCCGCGCTGGGCGGGCGTGTACGACATCGGCGACCTGCAGCCCCACCTGCTCGACGAGATCGGCCACTTCTTCGACGTCTACAAGCAGTTGGAGCCGGGCAAGGCCACCGAGACCCGCGGGTGGGAGGGCCGTGAGGCCGCCGAAGCTGCCGTGGCCGAAGCCCGCGCCGCCTACCCACCCCCCGCCTGA